A single Pseudomonas sp. MM223 DNA region contains:
- a CDS encoding Tryptophan decarboxylase, whose translation MDKAALLAGFGRDNIRLIPTDERYALRPEALQAAIEQDLAAGNLPCAVVATTGTTTTTALDPLRPIGEIAQAHGLWLHVDSAMAGSAMILPECRWMWDGIELADSVVVNAHKWLGVAFDCSIYYVRDPQHLIRVMSTNPSYLQSAVDGEVKNLRDWGIPLGRRFRALKLWFMLRSEGVEALQARLRRDLDNARWLAEQVGAATQWEVLAPVQLQTLCIRHRPAGLEGEALDAHTKGWAERLNASGDAYVTPATLDGRWMVRVSVGALPTEREHVEKLWDRLQAVVQG comes from the coding sequence GTGGACAAGGCCGCGCTGCTGGCCGGTTTTGGTCGCGACAATATCCGCCTGATCCCGACCGACGAACGCTATGCCCTGCGCCCGGAGGCGCTGCAGGCCGCCATCGAGCAGGACCTGGCAGCGGGCAACCTGCCATGCGCCGTGGTGGCCACCACCGGCACCACCACCACCACTGCGCTGGACCCGCTGCGCCCGATTGGCGAGATCGCCCAGGCCCATGGCCTGTGGCTGCATGTGGACTCGGCCATGGCCGGTTCGGCGATGATCCTGCCCGAATGCCGCTGGATGTGGGACGGCATCGAGCTGGCCGATTCGGTGGTGGTCAATGCGCACAAGTGGCTGGGTGTGGCCTTCGACTGCTCGATCTACTACGTGCGTGATCCGCAGCACTTGATCCGGGTGATGAGCACCAACCCCAGCTACCTGCAATCGGCGGTGGACGGCGAGGTGAAAAACCTGCGTGACTGGGGTATCCCGCTGGGCCGTCGGTTCCGCGCGTTGAAGCTGTGGTTCATGTTGCGCAGCGAGGGTGTTGAAGCGTTGCAGGCACGGTTGCGGCGTGACTTGGACAATGCCCGTTGGTTGGCGGAGCAGGTTGGGGCGGCGACGCAGTGGGAAGTATTGGCGCCTGTGCAGTTGCAGACCTTGTGCATTCGCCATCGGCCGGCAGGGCTGGAAGGGGAGGCGCTGGATGCGCATACCAAGGGGTGGGCCGAGCGGTTGAATGCGTCCGGGGATGCGTATGTGACGCCGGCGACGCTGGATGGGCGGTGGATGGTGCGGGTATCGGTGGGCGCGCTGCCGACTGAGCGGGAGCATGTCGAGAAACTTTGGGACAGGCTGCAAGCAGTGGTTCAAGGCTGA
- the syrM1_2 gene encoding HTH-type transcriptional regulator SyrM 1 (*Name syrM1_2) → MNPTFASLSLAHLRTLDHLLQLKNLSHAAERLGVSQSALSRQLAHLRDAFDDPLLVRQGRGYVLSEHAEALVEPLRQVLEELHALRQPAVFDPARCERRFCLAASDYVAEHMLPLLVAALEHEAPGVSLEYRTWQAGQYALLASGEIDLATTLFDESPPNLHGRLLGEDRAVCLMRNDHPLAALAALSQADYLAHKHVRISGGGDKDSFIDRHLRAQGLQRRVSLEVPFFSATVKVIANSQAVATVPEHIARQLCRLHDLAWRPLGFIDHSQRYWVVWHQRLQASAEHRWLRNRVFELWRQSQFGVQGGHAGLP, encoded by the coding sequence ATGAACCCCACATTCGCCTCCCTCAGCCTTGCCCACCTGCGCACCCTCGACCACCTGCTGCAGCTGAAAAACCTCAGCCACGCCGCCGAGCGCCTGGGTGTCAGCCAGTCGGCCCTCAGCCGCCAACTCGCCCACCTGCGCGATGCCTTCGATGACCCGTTGCTGGTGCGCCAAGGCCGCGGCTACGTACTCAGCGAACACGCCGAAGCCTTGGTCGAACCCCTACGCCAGGTCCTCGAAGAACTGCACGCCCTGCGTCAACCCGCAGTGTTCGACCCGGCCCGCTGCGAGCGGCGCTTCTGCCTGGCCGCGTCGGACTACGTGGCCGAGCACATGCTGCCGCTGCTGGTGGCCGCGCTGGAACACGAGGCGCCAGGCGTATCGCTGGAGTACCGCACCTGGCAGGCCGGCCAGTATGCGTTGCTGGCCAGCGGCGAAATCGACCTCGCCACCACCTTGTTCGACGAGTCGCCACCCAACCTGCACGGGCGCTTGCTGGGTGAGGACCGTGCGGTGTGCCTGATGCGCAACGACCACCCGCTGGCCGCCCTTGCCGCGCTCAGCCAGGCGGATTACCTGGCGCACAAGCATGTGCGCATTTCCGGCGGTGGCGACAAGGACAGTTTCATCGACCGCCACCTGCGCGCCCAGGGCTTGCAGCGGCGGGTCAGCCTGGAGGTGCCGTTTTTTTCCGCCACCGTAAAGGTCATTGCCAACAGCCAGGCCGTGGCCACCGTACCCGAGCACATCGCCCGGCAACTGTGCCGCTTGCATGACCTGGCCTGGCGGCCGCTGGGCTTCATCGACCACAGCCAGCGCTACTGGGTGGTGTGGCACCAGCGGTTGCAGGCTTCGGCCGAGCACCGCTGGCTGCGCAACCGGGTGTTCGAGCTGTGGCGTCAGTCGCAATTCGGTGTGCAGGGTGGGCATGCGGGTTTGCCATAG
- the ydfJ gene encoding Putative transporter YdfJ (*Name ydfJ) codes for MAIIASLATYGVGYLARPVGAFVLGHWGDTRGRKNVLLLCMFLMGLSTMAVGLLPTYHDIGYLAPALLVVLRLIQGFAVAGEISGASSMIMEHAPFGRRGYYASFTLQGVQAGQVLAAAVFLPLAYFMPSEAFTEWGWRIPFLMSAIVLIAGFIIRKEVHETPAFVKEEKQDKVAKSPISEAFRHSWKHMVLVMFMALMNVIPVVATIFGAAYAVQPAYGIGFDKSVYLWIPVVGNIVAVLVIPFIGNLSDKIGRRPTMIAGCLGSGLLAFVYLYAISIQNVPMAFAASIVMWGMVYQGYNAVFPSFYPELFHTRYRVSAMAIAQNIGTMLTAMLPALFALVAPPGSDNIPLVVGSLAFFITCVCALAAYIAPETHRLAMEDLGNPDAKPMEKEAYEASRKGSLQAVSH; via the coding sequence ATGGCCATCATCGCCTCGTTGGCCACCTACGGCGTGGGCTACCTGGCGCGTCCGGTCGGTGCTTTCGTGCTGGGCCACTGGGGTGACACCCGCGGGCGCAAGAACGTACTGCTGCTGTGCATGTTCCTGATGGGCCTGTCGACCATGGCGGTAGGCCTGCTGCCTACCTACCACGACATTGGCTACCTCGCACCGGCCTTGCTGGTGGTACTGCGCCTGATCCAGGGCTTTGCCGTGGCCGGGGAAATCTCCGGGGCCAGTTCCATGATCATGGAGCACGCGCCGTTTGGCCGAAGAGGCTACTACGCCAGTTTCACCCTGCAAGGCGTGCAAGCGGGCCAGGTGCTGGCAGCGGCGGTGTTCCTGCCACTGGCCTACTTCATGCCGAGCGAAGCCTTCACCGAATGGGGCTGGCGCATTCCGTTCCTGATGAGCGCCATCGTGTTGATTGCAGGCTTCATCATCCGTAAGGAAGTGCACGAAACCCCGGCGTTCGTGAAGGAAGAGAAACAGGACAAAGTCGCGAAGTCGCCGATCAGCGAAGCCTTCCGTCACAGCTGGAAGCACATGGTGCTGGTGATGTTCATGGCCCTGATGAACGTGATCCCGGTGGTGGCCACCATCTTCGGTGCGGCCTACGCGGTGCAGCCGGCCTATGGCATCGGCTTCGACAAGAGCGTGTACCTGTGGATACCTGTGGTCGGCAACATCGTTGCGGTGTTGGTGATTCCCTTTATCGGCAACCTGTCCGACAAGATTGGCCGCCGCCCGACCATGATCGCCGGCTGCCTGGGCTCTGGCCTGCTGGCCTTCGTCTACCTGTATGCGATCAGCATCCAGAACGTGCCCATGGCGTTCGCCGCCTCGATCGTGATGTGGGGCATGGTCTACCAGGGTTACAACGCGGTGTTCCCAAGCTTCTACCCAGAGCTGTTCCACACCCGCTACCGCGTTTCGGCCATGGCCATCGCGCAGAATATCGGCACCATGCTGACCGCCATGCTGCCGGCGCTGTTCGCCCTGGTTGCTCCGCCTGGCTCGGACAACATCCCGCTGGTGGTAGGTAGCCTGGCGTTCTTCATCACCTGCGTGTGCGCCCTGGCGGCCTACATCGCCCCGGAAACCCATCGCCTGGCGATGGAAGACCTGGGTAACCCGGACGCCAAGCCGATGGAGAAAGAAGCCTATGAAGCTAGCCGTAAAGGTAGCTTGCAGGCAGTGAGCCACTGA
- the prsE_2 gene encoding Type I secretion system membrane fusion protein PrsE (*Name prsE_2): MQITQHSELIPAEAKNLIDLDVGRPARWGVWMVIAGFGGFLLWSCLAPLDAGVVATGTVKVTSNRKAVQHLSGGTVEAILVREGDLVRKGQEVVRLDALRAVAEQGALSAQYIVSKTVENRLEAERDGRDTVTFDPALLKHYANDPRLLAAMDLQQRLLDTRRAGLAGELSILEENLAASAVQLKGLQQVYGARASQIGFLNQELQGTRVLAAEGYVPRNRLLELERSNADLSAGQAENLNNIARARSQATEIKLRMLQRQHDYLKEVESQLTDTAKENTTLADRLRALDYEVTHTVIRSPIDGMVQGLSIATVGGIIQPGAKIMEVVPLDQPLQVDAMIPVQAIDKMVPGLDVDIAFPAFNHAQTPNIPGRVKTISADRLLDEESKQPFYLAQVEVTPAGMGLLGSNHIRPGMPATVTIKTGERNLLSYLLKPMLERVDAAFKEQ, from the coding sequence ATGCAGATCACTCAACACTCCGAATTGATTCCCGCCGAAGCCAAAAACCTGATCGACCTGGACGTGGGCCGGCCGGCACGCTGGGGCGTGTGGATGGTGATCGCCGGTTTTGGCGGTTTCTTGCTGTGGTCTTGCCTGGCGCCCCTGGACGCAGGCGTGGTTGCCACCGGCACGGTCAAGGTCACCAGCAACCGCAAGGCAGTGCAGCACCTGAGCGGTGGCACGGTCGAGGCGATCCTGGTGCGCGAAGGCGACCTGGTCAGGAAAGGCCAGGAGGTGGTACGCCTGGACGCGTTGCGCGCCGTGGCCGAGCAAGGCGCGCTCAGTGCCCAGTACATCGTCAGCAAGACCGTGGAAAACCGCCTGGAAGCCGAACGCGATGGCCGCGATACCGTCACCTTCGACCCGGCCCTGCTCAAGCACTACGCCAATGACCCACGCCTGCTGGCGGCCATGGACCTGCAACAGCGCCTGCTCGATACCCGCCGTGCCGGCCTTGCCGGTGAGCTAAGCATCCTCGAAGAAAACCTTGCCGCCTCGGCCGTGCAACTCAAGGGCCTGCAGCAGGTGTACGGCGCCCGCGCCTCGCAAATCGGCTTCCTGAACCAGGAGCTGCAAGGCACCCGGGTGCTGGCCGCCGAAGGCTATGTACCACGCAACCGCCTGCTGGAACTGGAGCGCAGCAATGCCGACCTGTCCGCCGGCCAGGCCGAAAACCTCAACAACATTGCCCGCGCACGCAGCCAGGCCACCGAAATCAAACTGCGCATGCTGCAGCGCCAGCACGACTACCTGAAGGAAGTGGAATCGCAACTGACCGACACCGCGAAGGAAAACACCACCCTGGCCGACCGCTTGCGCGCACTGGACTACGAAGTGACCCACACGGTGATCCGCTCGCCAATCGACGGCATGGTCCAGGGCCTGAGCATCGCCACAGTCGGCGGCATCATCCAGCCTGGCGCCAAGATCATGGAAGTGGTACCGCTCGACCAGCCGCTGCAGGTAGACGCGATGATCCCGGTGCAGGCCATCGACAAGATGGTGCCTGGCCTGGATGTGGACATCGCCTTCCCGGCTTTCAACCACGCGCAGACGCCAAACATACCTGGGCGGGTGAAGACCATTTCCGCCGACCGCCTGCTCGACGAAGAAAGCAAGCAGCCGTTCTACCTGGCCCAAGTAGAGGTGACGCCGGCCGGTATGGGCCTGCTGGGCAGCAACCACATCCGCCCCGGCATGCCCGCCACCGTCACCATCAAGACCGGCGAGCGCAACCTGCTCAGCTACCTGCTCAAACCCATGCTCGAACGCGTAGACGCCGCGTTCAAGGAGCAATGA
- the prsD gene encoding Type I secretion system ATP-binding protein PrsD (*Name prsD) yields the protein MHKPPRTRSELADVLFRLRRSFYALAAFSGVINVMMLTPAVYMLQVYDRALVSRNVTTLGMLTLLVVGLFLLMSALEMTRTRVLIRVGNCVDMELNRRIFSAAFERNLSRAGGNPAQALQDLAQVRQFLTGNGLFAFFDAPWTPIYLVVCYLIHPWLGLVTTIGSLTLMGLAYLTEKATQKPLAEANQASMSSASYANNNLRNAEVIEAMGMLPSIGKRWYQGHLRILQMQTLASDRAALISSTGRFVRITLQSVILGTGALLAIEGKITPGMMIACSILTGRALGPVEQVIASWKQLLGCRLAWGRLNDLLQDYPQRPPSMSLQRPMGMLAVENVIAGAPGTPTSIVRGVSFSLVPGESLGIIGPSASGKSTLARLLVGVWPAQAGKVRLDGADIFTWNKAELGPWLGYLPQDVELFEGTIAENIARFAEVDSDAVIRAARSSGVHDMILHFPQGYDTRLAADGTPLSGGQKQRIALARALYGEPNLVVLDEPNANLDDVGEKALVDALAELKARGATVILISHRPNVLCAVDKILMLRDGTVHMLGSRDEVFAALRKASVIPAANSAPLASVKVRE from the coding sequence ATGCACAAGCCGCCGCGTACCCGTTCCGAGCTGGCCGACGTGTTGTTTCGCCTGCGCCGCAGCTTCTACGCCCTGGCCGCCTTCAGCGGCGTGATAAACGTCATGATGTTGACGCCAGCGGTGTACATGCTGCAGGTGTATGACCGCGCCCTGGTCAGCCGCAACGTCACCACCCTGGGCATGCTCACCCTGCTGGTGGTCGGGTTGTTCCTGCTGATGTCGGCACTGGAGATGACCCGTACCCGCGTACTGATCCGGGTCGGCAACTGCGTGGACATGGAACTCAACCGACGCATCTTCAGCGCCGCCTTCGAGCGCAACCTGAGCCGCGCCGGCGGCAACCCGGCCCAGGCCCTGCAAGACCTGGCGCAGGTGCGGCAGTTTCTGACCGGCAACGGCCTGTTTGCCTTCTTCGACGCCCCCTGGACGCCGATCTACCTGGTGGTCTGCTACTTGATCCACCCTTGGCTCGGGCTGGTCACCACGATCGGCTCGTTGACCTTGATGGGCCTGGCCTACCTCACTGAAAAGGCCACGCAAAAACCGCTGGCCGAAGCCAACCAGGCGTCAATGTCGTCGGCCAGCTACGCCAACAACAACCTGCGCAACGCCGAAGTGATCGAGGCCATGGGCATGCTGCCGTCAATCGGCAAGCGCTGGTACCAGGGCCACTTGCGCATTCTGCAAATGCAGACCCTGGCCTCCGACCGTGCGGCGCTGATCAGCAGCACCGGGCGCTTTGTGCGCATCACCCTGCAGTCGGTGATCCTGGGTACCGGCGCACTGCTGGCGATTGAAGGCAAGATCACCCCCGGCATGATGATCGCCTGCTCGATCCTGACCGGCCGCGCCCTGGGCCCGGTAGAACAGGTGATTGCCTCATGGAAGCAACTGCTGGGCTGCCGTTTGGCCTGGGGCCGGCTCAACGACCTGCTGCAAGACTACCCGCAACGGCCACCGAGCATGTCGCTGCAACGGCCGATGGGCATGCTGGCGGTGGAAAACGTGATTGCCGGCGCCCCTGGCACCCCCACCAGCATCGTGCGCGGGGTGAGCTTCAGCCTGGTCCCGGGTGAGAGCCTGGGCATCATCGGCCCTTCGGCCTCAGGCAAGTCCACCCTCGCCCGCCTGTTGGTGGGTGTATGGCCAGCCCAGGCCGGCAAGGTGCGCCTGGACGGGGCCGACATCTTTACCTGGAACAAGGCCGAACTGGGCCCGTGGCTGGGCTACCTGCCGCAGGACGTGGAACTGTTCGAGGGCACCATCGCCGAAAACATCGCACGCTTTGCCGAAGTGGACAGCGATGCGGTGATCCGCGCCGCCCGCAGCAGCGGCGTGCACGACATGATCCTGCACTTCCCGCAGGGTTACGACACCCGCCTGGCAGCCGACGGCACTCCGCTTTCCGGCGGCCAGAAGCAACGCATCGCCCTGGCCCGCGCGCTGTACGGCGAGCCCAACCTGGTGGTACTGGACGAGCCCAACGCCAACCTCGATGACGTCGGTGAGAAGGCCCTGGTCGATGCACTGGCCGAATTGAAGGCGCGCGGTGCCACGGTGATCCTGATTTCCCACCGGCCCAATGTGCTGTGCGCCGTAGACAAGATTCTGATGCTGCGTGACGGCACGGTGCACATGCTCGGCAGCCGTGACGAAGTGTTTGCGGCGCTGCGCAAGGCCAGCGTGATTCCAGCGGCCAATTCGGCCCCGCTGGCTTCGGTAAAAGTACGGGAGTAA
- the pdeR gene encoding Cyclic di-GMP phosphodiesterase PdeR (*Name pdeR), translated as MPVDLQALYPRLIHLMLDTVFVVDRDNQIVFVSDACEALLGYKPCEMIGTPITDYMHPDDLAATRASIVRVMNGQPHYDFRNRYVRKDGGIVHILWAASWSEEAQARIGVARDVTALRQAEDELRFLAHHDPLTRLANRAMFNERLDSALATARQQNGTLALLFLDINDFKEINDVHGHAVGDRVLCTLAQRLEACVRATDTVARMGGDEFTVLLTDCPSPEAIAEQVARILAVMAEPLGLELPGIDAPSCSIGVACFPYDGHDADMLLRHADGDMYRIKRKHTATR; from the coding sequence ATGCCCGTAGACCTTCAAGCCTTGTACCCCAGGTTGATCCACCTGATGCTGGACACCGTGTTCGTGGTCGACAGGGACAACCAGATCGTCTTCGTCAGCGATGCCTGCGAGGCGCTGCTGGGTTACAAGCCCTGTGAAATGATCGGTACACCGATCACCGACTACATGCACCCTGACGACCTCGCGGCCACGCGTGCGTCAATTGTGCGGGTGATGAACGGCCAGCCCCACTACGACTTCCGTAACCGCTATGTGCGCAAGGATGGCGGTATCGTGCACATCCTGTGGGCAGCCAGCTGGTCCGAAGAGGCTCAGGCGCGTATCGGCGTGGCGCGGGATGTGACCGCCTTGCGCCAAGCCGAAGATGAACTGCGCTTCCTCGCCCATCACGACCCGCTGACCCGGCTGGCCAACCGGGCCATGTTCAATGAACGGCTGGACAGTGCCCTTGCCACCGCACGCCAGCAAAATGGCACGCTGGCGTTGCTGTTTCTGGACATCAACGACTTCAAGGAAATCAACGATGTGCACGGGCATGCTGTCGGTGACCGGGTGCTGTGCACGCTTGCGCAGCGGCTGGAAGCCTGCGTACGTGCAACCGACACGGTGGCGCGCATGGGCGGTGACGAGTTCACCGTGCTGTTGACCGATTGCCCGTCGCCAGAGGCCATTGCCGAGCAGGTAGCGCGCATCCTGGCGGTCATGGCCGAGCCACTCGGCCTGGAGTTGCCTGGCATCGATGCGCCGTCCTGCAGCATCGGTGTGGCGTGTTTCCCTTACGATGGCCACGATGCCGACATGCTGCTACGCCATGCCGATGGGGATATGTACCGGATCAAGCGAAAACACACGGCCACCCGGTAA
- the tolC_1 gene encoding Outer membrane protein TolC (*Name tolC_1), with product MKRPCLMLCLLGVAVQASAMDLKQAWDLLQYQGPIYRAAVHEKEAGSENRAIGEAGLLPQINASAYFNRVNGSQRQNGQDNDLDYDSKGANVRLRQPLFNKQKMAEYRQGQQRADYSVAVFDAKSQDAAVRLADAYFDVLLASETITLAKAKLNAFEEQLASAKRRKELGAGTITDVDESVARRDLAEADLIDAQDNLVNARRKLEEYIGETPESLTTLQPGFSTPPLMPGNLQDWLVKAQADSPLIHARRHSYELAEEEVKRARAGHYPTLDFVAGYNAGSSQSISELDQRNHYSSIGLELNIPLYSGGSTSALTRQASANSPRPWMNWTLPARR from the coding sequence ATGAAACGCCCGTGCCTGATGTTGTGCCTGCTGGGGGTGGCCGTACAGGCCAGTGCCATGGACCTGAAACAAGCCTGGGACCTGCTGCAGTACCAAGGCCCGATCTACCGCGCTGCGGTGCACGAAAAAGAAGCCGGCAGCGAAAACCGCGCCATCGGCGAGGCCGGTCTGCTGCCGCAGATCAACGCATCGGCTTACTTCAACAGGGTCAACGGCAGCCAGCGCCAGAACGGCCAGGACAACGACCTGGACTATGACTCCAAGGGCGCCAATGTGCGCCTGCGCCAACCGCTGTTCAACAAGCAGAAGATGGCCGAGTATCGCCAGGGCCAGCAACGGGCCGACTACAGCGTGGCGGTGTTCGACGCCAAGAGCCAGGACGCTGCGGTACGCCTGGCCGACGCCTACTTCGACGTGCTGCTGGCCAGCGAAACCATTACCCTGGCCAAGGCCAAGCTGAATGCCTTCGAAGAGCAGCTGGCTTCGGCGAAACGGCGCAAGGAGCTGGGCGCCGGCACCATCACCGACGTCGATGAGTCGGTGGCCCGCCGCGACCTGGCCGAGGCCGACCTGATCGACGCCCAGGACAACCTGGTCAACGCCCGCCGCAAGCTGGAGGAATACATCGGTGAAACCCCTGAATCGCTGACCACCTTGCAGCCAGGCTTCAGCACGCCACCGCTGATGCCGGGCAACCTGCAGGACTGGTTGGTCAAGGCCCAGGCCGACAGCCCGCTGATTCACGCGCGCCGGCACAGCTACGAGCTGGCCGAAGAAGAAGTGAAACGTGCCCGCGCCGGGCACTACCCAACCCTGGATTTCGTCGCGGGCTACAACGCCGGCAGCAGCCAGTCGATTTCCGAACTTGACCAGCGCAACCACTACAGCTCGATCGGCCTGGAGCTGAATATTCCGCTGTACAGCGGTGGCAGCACCAGCGCCCTGACGCGCCAGGCCAGCGCCAACAGCCCAAGGCCCTGGATGAACTGGACGCTACCCGCCAGGAGGTGA